The DNA region CCCGCGTAATTTCATGATAGGTAGACTAAGAAGGCCACCCGTTAATCCAGCCAGAATCATTGCTACCAAAATACCAAGCCAAGGTGACAGACCAAACCTAATTAATAAAATAGTGGAGGCGTAGGCTCCGATACCAAAAAAGGCTGCATGCCCAAGAGATATTTGATTTGCTAGCCCCCCAACAATATTCCAGCTTTGCGCCATTGCTGCAAAAAGTAAAAGGAGTGTTAAGACACGAATTGCATAGCCTTGATCTGTGAGTAGCCATGGAATACTACAGAGCAATATGAAAAGCGCAATGGCGCAATACCTTTGTCCAAACTTAGTATTCATGATGATTTTCTTAATAGACCTTCTGGTCTGAATGCTAGGGTGGCAATAAAAATAATAAAGAGGGCGATGTTCTGAAGTTGAATCGGTAAAAATAAACCTGATAATGATTGAATGATTCCAACCGCTATCCCACCAACTACTGCCCCCAATACATTTCCTAAGCCTCCAAGCACAACTACGGTGAACATCAGAACCCCAAACTGACCCCCTACCGACGGTGATACCGTGAGGTAAGGTAGGATAATCGCTCCTCCAAATGCGGTTAAGCCAACACCCAGGCCAAATGCAATGCGATAGACCTGATCGGTATTGATGCCCATGAGTTTTGCTGCCATCGGATTTTGTGCTGTTGCTCTGACTGCTCGCCCCCACCAGGTTTTTGTTAGCACCCACCAGATGAAGCCACCCGCAATACCAGAGGCAATAAATGCAATCAGGTATGGCATGCTGACGATGAGTCCAAAAAACTCTAGTGCCTCATTTTGGTATGAGGTTTGAACAGAGCGGTATTCAGATCCAAAAAATATTAAGGCTAAATTTTCTAGGCAAATTAATAACCCGACTGTTAGGAAGATTTGAGCGACCTCTGGAGCCTTGAGAACTCTTCTGATTAAAAATTGCTGCACAAAGAAGCCAAGTGCAAATACAACAACAAATGAAATAAGCGATCCTAGGATAGGGTCCAAGCCGAGATATCGCCATGCAAAATAAGCGACATACATTCCAACCATCAAAAACTCGGCTTGCGCAAAGTTGACAATTGAGACAACCCCAAAAACCAGGGTTAACCCAATTGAAATTACTGCATAAACCCCGCCTAGCATTAAGCCATCCAGAATAGCCTGTAGAAATGACATTCAGAGCCTCTGCTTAGCTCGCATTACGCGCAATAAATTTACCTTTGGCGTAAGGCTTTGGCCAGACTGTGACTAATTCCTTTTTCTGCCATTGGAGCATTAGTGGCTCTGCATAAATATTCAGGCCTGTGTCATCAAACTTTACCTTGCCGTTAGTCATTGCCTTAGCCCAGCCCTCTGTAAAAGTGGTGTTCCGCAGAGCTTGAATAATGCCCTCAGGCGCAGTAGTTTTAGTGATGTTGATTGCTTGCACAAGAACGTCTAATGCAACAGCATGCTCAAGGGCTTCATGAACCATGAAGCTGTTATAGCGTTTACGGTATTTATTAGTCAGAGTTGGATCCAAGTCGTAGTTCGCCGAGCAGATAGACAGCACTCCGTTAGCATAATCACCTAGGGCTTGTGAGAAATCTGGAATTACATAGCCTGCGGAGCCACCAACAATCGGAATATTTACTTTTTGTTGACGTAATGCACGAACAATCAAAAGACTATCGTTCAAATAGGAGACAGGGAATACGATTTGCGCATTCGATGCTCGCAATTTATTGATTAACGGTGTTACGTCGATGATGCCTAGTGGATAAGCCTCATCCATCACTATTTCAATATTGGCAGCTTTTGCTGCTGCACGCAGGCCTGTTGCTGTAGAAGTGCCGTAAGCGGTATCTTCGTACAAGATAGCTACTTTATTGATTTTTGTGCCACCAGCTAGCTGAACGGCATAATCCAATTGCGCCTTGCCAATTGCACTGCCTTTAGAGGTCACTTGGAAAACGGTTT from Polynucleobacter sp. AP-Elch-400A-B2 includes:
- a CDS encoding branched-chain amino acid ABC transporter permease yields the protein MSFLQAILDGLMLGGVYAVISIGLTLVFGVVSIVNFAQAEFLMVGMYVAYFAWRYLGLDPILGSLISFVVVFALGFFVQQFLIRRVLKAPEVAQIFLTVGLLICLENLALIFFGSEYRSVQTSYQNEALEFFGLIVSMPYLIAFIASGIAGGFIWWVLTKTWWGRAVRATAQNPMAAKLMGINTDQVYRIAFGLGVGLTAFGGAIILPYLTVSPSVGGQFGVLMFTVVVLGGLGNVLGAVVGGIAVGIIQSLSGLFLPIQLQNIALFIIFIATLAFRPEGLLRKSS
- a CDS encoding ABC transporter substrate-binding protein, with the protein product MKKDQKIASQQTRREVLKGLSALTIASTFPSIALSQTKTVNIGVILPLSGANAQFGINSRQGIELVADEINNSGGLKNLGGAKINLVIADSTSTPTTAATVAQRMIAENDCCAILGAFASSLTLAISEVTERRGIPLLTMSYSDQLTGRGFKTVFQVTSKGSAIGKAQLDYAVQLAGGTKINKVAILYEDTAYGTSTATGLRAAAKAANIEIVMDEAYPLGIIDVTPLINKLRASNAQIVFPVSYLNDSLLIVRALRQQKVNIPIVGGSAGYVIPDFSQALGDYANGVLSICSANYDLDPTLTNKYRKRYNSFMVHEALEHAVALDVLVQAINITKTTAPEGIIQALRNTTFTEGWAKAMTNGKVKFDDTGLNIYAEPLMLQWQKKELVTVWPKPYAKGKFIARNAS